A region from the Flavobacterium enshiense genome encodes:
- a CDS encoding TlpA family protein disulfide reductase, producing MKAKFLIFQFIIISNFVLGQVPKKTIALEDKEFNSYFQNNKNIPVVKGKILNLTSEEINQVNIECSIVTPLGNLHEKKNYKLNADGTFEIKLDHALPYQQIWLSVGELFYTGLYANKDLYIELDAQILKSQKEAMFNGPGVKFLGKDGAFNAYMNNHILYIREKYFELSKGISELSSKKLEVPIYVKKYDSIYTAINKLDDEFIKQNPSNFSWMIKNESQSEYYGGLCVYFWSKQMPAELFEKMKNHKAYLTSNNGMLFYNYFLTYLETSGNKKKPAGIARATTEKIKMLDSLFAPSKSDFLKIKFMSKDPIEQKEILETVLPSIKTDWCKTLIQDSYSTTLEKLASLNKTLKESKPIVSDSKLDQPIGELPFGAKLYKVDSLNAKTLLTNLKNSFQGKALYIDMWATWCAPCIGQFPYSKRLHEETKSLPVEFVYLCTSEGSDIEKWQTKIVEFQLSGTHIFVAKEIENELMEMFSASGFPTYILINKEGECKPGIGRPSSLDKDKLAEWIN from the coding sequence ATGAAAGCTAAATTTCTGATTTTCCAATTTATTATTATTTCAAATTTCGTTTTGGGACAAGTGCCCAAAAAAACAATAGCACTTGAAGACAAGGAGTTTAACAGCTATTTTCAGAATAATAAAAATATTCCTGTTGTAAAAGGGAAGATCCTAAACTTAACATCAGAAGAAATCAATCAAGTTAATATAGAATGTTCCATTGTAACTCCATTGGGGAACCTGCATGAAAAAAAGAATTATAAACTTAATGCTGATGGAACCTTTGAGATTAAACTTGATCATGCTTTACCATATCAGCAAATTTGGTTAAGCGTTGGGGAATTATTTTACACGGGATTATATGCAAATAAAGACCTTTATATTGAATTGGATGCACAAATTCTAAAATCTCAAAAGGAAGCAATGTTCAATGGACCAGGAGTGAAATTTCTTGGTAAAGATGGTGCGTTCAATGCTTATATGAACAATCATATTTTATATATAAGAGAAAAATATTTTGAATTAAGTAAGGGAATATCGGAGTTAAGCTCAAAAAAACTGGAAGTCCCTATTTACGTTAAAAAATACGATAGTATATATACAGCCATAAACAAACTTGACGATGAATTTATAAAGCAAAATCCTTCCAATTTTTCATGGATGATTAAAAATGAAAGCCAATCAGAATATTACGGCGGCCTGTGTGTTTATTTTTGGTCGAAACAAATGCCAGCCGAACTTTTTGAGAAAATGAAAAATCACAAGGCATATTTGACTTCAAACAATGGTATGCTTTTTTACAATTACTTTCTTACTTATCTGGAAACATCTGGTAATAAAAAGAAGCCTGCCGGTATAGCTAGAGCGACAACTGAAAAAATAAAAATGCTGGATAGTTTATTTGCTCCTTCAAAATCAGATTTTTTAAAAATCAAATTCATGAGTAAAGATCCAATCGAGCAAAAAGAGATATTGGAAACAGTGCTGCCTAGTATAAAAACTGATTGGTGTAAAACCTTGATTCAGGATAGCTATAGCACAACATTGGAAAAATTGGCATCTTTAAATAAAACTCTAAAAGAATCCAAGCCAATCGTTTCAGATAGTAAACTTGATCAACCAATTGGAGAATTGCCCTTTGGTGCTAAATTGTATAAAGTTGACTCGTTAAATGCAAAGACTTTATTAACAAATCTTAAAAATTCATTTCAGGGCAAAGCCTTGTATATTGATATGTGGGCAACATGGTGTGCTCCTTGTATCGGGCAGTTTCCATATAGCAAAAGACTGCATGAAGAAACAAAAAGTTTGCCAGTTGAATTTGTGTATTTGTGCACCTCTGAAGGTTCTGACATTGAAAAATGGCAAACTAAAATTGTAGAATTTCAATTGAGTGGGACACATATTTTTGTAGCAAAAGAAATTGAGAATGAATTAATGGAGATGTTCTCTGCAAGCGGTTTCCCTACTTATATTTTAATAAATAAAGAGGGCGAATGCAAACCTGGAATAGGAAGGCCGTCAAGTTTGGACAAGGACAAACTTGCAGAATGGATAAATTAG
- a CDS encoding serine hydrolase domain-containing protein — MKKIIFAIIILNFLMSFGQSKKNQNLDFLMKSANEIGIFNGNIIVSENEKIIYQNELGFSDYTKSKKLNRESTMPIGSITKEFNSTGILLLVEKGKLNLDDKVSNYLTYLPSWATKIQMKHLLQYTSGLPRIFKNTDSEYLSELNNVEKLEFEPGTGYIYSNANVFLQQEIIKKITNLSYEDFLKNELFKKLKISGGIIPKDSILTANMAGSFDNDFKETTFIHGGGEMYYSITDLYNWVDNLQNKKIVNKNSLNILAKSFDKNSESSLGNTIIENNEIVEHSHQGSGNNYESNVYYNSKNKTIIVLITNNQNFKLSAITESILNILADRPFTIPKKSIYLDIRGKLLDDFQNGILFYEQIKSSQKEKYDFSNEFADLINTGKYLMRRNRFEDAVKIFELSTTIDLKNSIGISSSYSFIGECYDKMKKTDLAIINLKRALEFDAKNKNAEEMLKRIENK; from the coding sequence ATGAAGAAAATAATTTTTGCAATAATAATTTTGAATTTTTTGATGTCCTTCGGACAATCAAAAAAAAATCAGAATTTAGATTTCTTGATGAAATCAGCAAACGAGATTGGAATATTTAATGGGAATATAATTGTTTCTGAAAACGAGAAAATTATTTATCAAAATGAACTCGGATTTTCAGATTATACAAAAAGTAAAAAATTAAATCGAGAATCTACAATGCCAATTGGCTCGATAACTAAAGAATTCAACAGCACAGGAATTTTACTTTTAGTAGAAAAAGGAAAACTAAATTTAGATGATAAAGTTTCCAATTATTTGACATATTTACCAAGTTGGGCAACTAAAATTCAAATGAAACATTTGCTTCAATATACAAGTGGTTTACCAAGAATATTTAAAAATACAGATTCCGAATATTTATCGGAATTGAATAATGTTGAAAAATTGGAATTTGAACCTGGAACCGGATATATTTATAGCAACGCAAATGTTTTTCTTCAACAAGAAATAATTAAAAAAATAACAAATCTGTCTTATGAAGATTTTTTGAAAAACGAGCTATTCAAAAAACTAAAAATTAGCGGCGGTATAATTCCCAAAGATTCCATATTAACTGCAAATATGGCTGGTTCATTTGACAACGATTTTAAAGAAACAACTTTCATTCACGGAGGTGGGGAAATGTATTATTCAATAACTGATTTGTATAATTGGGTTGATAATTTACAAAACAAAAAAATAGTAAATAAAAACTCACTAAACATTCTTGCAAAAAGTTTTGACAAAAATTCTGAATCAAGCCTGGGAAACACAATTATTGAAAACAATGAAATTGTAGAACATTCCCATCAAGGTTCAGGCAATAATTATGAATCAAACGTTTATTATAATTCAAAAAACAAAACAATTATTGTATTAATAACCAACAATCAAAATTTCAAACTTAGTGCAATTACAGAATCAATATTAAATATTTTAGCCGACAGACCTTTTACAATTCCAAAAAAATCAATTTATCTTGATATTAGGGGAAAATTATTAGACGACTTTCAAAATGGAATTTTATTCTACGAGCAAATTAAATCAAGTCAAAAAGAAAAATACGATTTTTCAAATGAATTTGCAGATTTAATAAATACTGGAAAATATCTAATGCGAAGAAATCGATTTGAAGACGCAGTCAAAATTTTTGAATTAAGCACAACAATTGATTTAAAAAATTCAATTGGAATTTCAAGTTCATATTCATTTATTGGAGAATGCTATGACAAAATGAAAAAAACAGACTTGGCAATTATAAACCTAAAAAGAGCATTAGAATTTGACGCAAAAAACAAAAACGCTGAAGAAATGTTGAAACGAATCGAAAATAAATAA
- a CDS encoding DUF2238 domain-containing protein: MKLMHRKTYYLFIILVVVGLLISGINPHDYFTWFLEVFPAIIAIIIIAFTDRSFPLSNLLLTLIALHCYILFIGGHYTYAQVPLFDLIKDAFHHSRNNYDKIGHFIQGFVPAIIARELLIRKQVVRQMSWLSFICISICLAISSFYELIEAFVAIMTGESAEAFLGTQGYVWDTQTDMLLALVGSIAALTFLPRLHNASIEKLKS, translated from the coding sequence ATGAAGCTCATGCACAGAAAAACGTATTACCTGTTTATCATATTGGTTGTTGTGGGGTTATTAATTTCAGGAATCAATCCGCATGATTACTTCACATGGTTTTTAGAAGTTTTTCCCGCAATCATTGCCATTATAATCATAGCGTTTACCGACAGATCTTTTCCTCTCAGCAATTTGTTACTGACCTTAATTGCACTTCATTGTTACATCTTATTTATTGGCGGACATTATACCTATGCCCAGGTTCCCTTGTTTGACTTAATTAAAGACGCCTTTCATCATTCAAGAAATAATTATGATAAGATAGGCCATTTCATTCAGGGTTTTGTTCCCGCGATTATAGCAAGGGAACTTTTAATCCGAAAGCAAGTGGTAAGGCAAATGAGTTGGTTATCTTTCATTTGTATCTCAATTTGCTTGGCCATCAGTTCGTTTTATGAGTTAATAGAAGCCTTTGTTGCGATTATGACAGGCGAATCCGCAGAGGCATTTCTAGGGACCCAAGGTTATGTTTGGGATACCCAGACCGATATGTTGTTAGCATTAGTAGGTTCAATTGCAGCATTGACATTTTTACCAAGATTACACAATGCTTCAATTGAAAAGCTGAAGTCTTAA
- a CDS encoding sigma-70 family RNA polymerase sigma factor: MIQFEKLSEAEIIQRIAGGEKALYEIIVRRFNPYLYKIGRSYNYNHDDTQDLMQETFIDVYKSLLQFEGRSDFKTWIIRIMLNNCYRRKEKTSFKNEIAQDVNANAKPMFTSSNNDTDKMIQNRELGHIIEDALAKIPLDYRMVFSLREINGLNVSETADLLKISETNVKVRLNRSKAMLREEIEKKYSASELFEFKLTYCNAMVENVMKKIHEL; this comes from the coding sequence ATGATCCAGTTTGAAAAACTCAGCGAAGCAGAAATTATCCAACGTATTGCCGGCGGAGAGAAAGCGCTTTACGAAATTATTGTACGCCGGTTTAACCCCTACCTCTACAAGATAGGCCGATCGTACAATTACAATCACGACGATACACAGGATTTAATGCAGGAGACCTTTATAGATGTCTATAAAAGCCTACTGCAGTTTGAAGGCCGCTCGGATTTTAAAACCTGGATAATCCGCATTATGCTGAATAACTGTTATCGAAGAAAGGAAAAAACCAGTTTTAAAAATGAAATTGCACAGGATGTTAACGCAAACGCAAAGCCTATGTTTACCAGCTCGAATAACGATACCGATAAAATGATTCAGAACCGCGAACTGGGGCATATTATTGAGGACGCACTCGCCAAAATTCCGTTGGACTACCGGATGGTATTCTCGCTTCGAGAAATAAACGGACTGAATGTATCCGAAACAGCCGATCTTTTGAAAATTAGTGAAACCAATGTAAAAGTTCGACTAAACCGATCAAAAGCCATGTTACGGGAAGAGATAGAAAAAAAATACTCAGCCAGTGAGTTGTTTGAATTTAAATTGACATACTGCAATGCCATGGTGGAAAACGTGATGAAGAAAATCCATGAACTCTGA
- a CDS encoding STAS/SEC14 domain-containing protein, which translates to MINQIQKFEKNALALEIQGTFTEADALLTEHLFEEKLKEGYKHVNILIKVKDMSIIKDMELKGFLKGELWGIRHIGKLGRCAIVSHSDFIESVVKIENKILHLFNSALEEKYFDNSQLDEALKFINPD; encoded by the coding sequence ATGATTAATCAAATTCAAAAATTCGAGAAAAATGCTCTTGCTTTAGAAATACAAGGAACCTTTACTGAAGCTGATGCCTTGTTGACAGAACACCTTTTTGAAGAAAAACTAAAAGAAGGCTACAAACATGTAAACATATTAATCAAGGTTAAAGACATGTCTATAATTAAAGATATGGAATTGAAAGGCTTTTTAAAAGGTGAATTATGGGGGATCAGGCACATTGGCAAACTAGGACGCTGTGCCATAGTATCACATTCGGATTTTATCGAGTCGGTGGTCAAAATTGAAAACAAAATCCTTCACTTGTTTAATTCCGCTCTGGAAGAAAAATATTTTGATAATTCACAATTAGACGAAGCGTTGAAATTCATAAATCCTGATTAA
- a CDS encoding M24 family metallopeptidase — translation MIKTKLLEAENIAIQLFKTVEEKKLILAGKSEEELNKEIFNLAFEMFGIENHWHKKIVRSGENTLFPYTENPPNKILKDDDILFFDFGPIIENWEADLGRTYVIGNNSEKLKLKNDVEKAWYETKNWFDNQKTLKASELFDFVKQKANEFGWEFGGEIAGHLIGEYPHERLEPGNYQLYVHPENHNDMFSLDANGNERHWILEIHFVDRKNKIGGFFEQLLV, via the coding sequence ATGATTAAGACAAAATTATTAGAAGCCGAAAACATTGCAATTCAATTATTTAAAACAGTTGAAGAAAAAAAATTAATTTTAGCAGGGAAATCAGAGGAAGAACTTAATAAGGAAATTTTCAATTTAGCATTTGAGATGTTTGGTATTGAAAATCATTGGCACAAAAAGATTGTGAGAAGTGGAGAAAATACTTTATTTCCATACACTGAAAACCCACCAAATAAAATATTAAAGGATGATGATATTTTATTTTTTGATTTTGGACCAATTATAGAAAATTGGGAAGCGGATTTAGGAAGAACTTATGTTATTGGAAATAATTCAGAAAAACTGAAATTAAAAAATGATGTTGAAAAGGCTTGGTATGAAACAAAGAATTGGTTTGACAACCAGAAAACTCTTAAAGCAAGTGAATTATTTGATTTTGTAAAACAAAAAGCAAATGAATTTGGTTGGGAGTTTGGAGGCGAAATTGCAGGACATTTAATTGGGGAATATCCACATGAAAGATTAGAGCCTGGAAATTATCAATTATATGTTCATCCTGAAAATCACAATGATATGTTTTCACTTGACGCAAACGGTAATGAAAGACATTGGATCTTAGAAATACATTTTGTTGATCGAAAAAATAAAATTGGTGGATTTTTCGAACAATTATTAGTATAA